The following proteins are co-located in the Pirellulales bacterium genome:
- a CDS encoding family 10 glycosylhydrolase — translation MVGQGSPNTRRRSIALGIVRLMAWLVALLASADLHALLAAEPTLALRIAWGGGAERQWHGNISIDQGTVSLVRPLGILADVPGSIWNDGDRRIEFRERSSRAYDGADVEIIAPLDAHIKVTLAADANAQGVAVELPLSDLVEKTHRETLDKQGNQLLIRRSPGDLLRIATSRDPLIFTPGETWIVDIKPRLLPTAAGTSVHFKARLIPARGGSEVWSQEQTAKWPAGGDEPPPITLQIPLPQREGTYDLLIEASERGPLPLRWQKILGERRVQVLVLDPQPPPQPSAASWTQVFEIDPTSSHWYDLRRAIPKLPSFIPYANSIWQGPLVNGATATIQTAGGRALQLSAATNGADPSWIAYPLSGAKPGVPHQLEVEYPSDVAQSLGISIVEPNAAGAIEPYGLDSGVYAADEPPNGASGWAKHRLLFWPRTSSPLLLLTNRREGSVAQFGKIRLLAGPTRLPRAFSDREPPPERLLAGYLARPLFTANFSASESLDPPTGRSLTDWQTFYEGGTRLVDYLNSVGYNALMLDVFSEGSTIYPSKTLEPTPRFDTGAFFDQGQDPARKDVLELMLRLFDREHLKLIPMLEFSTPLPQLEAIERAGGPAAAGIQLIGPDGLAWTDVRPPHRGLEPYYNPLDERVQAAVLAVVRELVERYARHPSLAGLGLTLSAHGYMQFPGDEWGLDDQTIGRFEAAMQINIGGGNGPGRFAARAQFVSGPGRPQWHAWRSAMLADFHRRILRELAALRSDARLYLAPTDMLDSPELNRDLRPGLPARGQIEDAMECAGIRPNLYYNDPQIVLLRPQQIQPSRALTAEALDIEMNRSTEWDRLIAAGPAPGSLQYHEPQRLRLASFDAKSPLGRDKTYTVLASQSSPSQALNRRRFAHSLATLDSQSLFDGGWMLPLGQEEAISDWVAAYRKLPAGKFTTVPNCPQPLTVRTGQTTAGTIVYFVNDSRWDITVQTQTNAPAGAVPLELAGKHASNQAGANWTVELGPYDLAVFQIEATNVQLFSPQVDMGQARPALVAAVEDLKRRRMVLQSPPLLPALPNAGFEMPAVGNQIPGWTVTAGGEIKIDTNNPHAGNQSLRFSSGAGWTTLHSEPFAVPKTGRIAVSVWLRVDNAANQPEMRLAVEGLPPGRQFYRGGSAGAGTGTLIPAQWKQIVFPVDDLPPEGLQQLRFRVDLAGGSSVYLDDVELSDLMFTNSELIQLSKIIALEDFQLNGNQLGDCQYELDGYWPRFLKANVPLPAPIAAAPRPADSPPPDKSASKPGVVDRVKDLFKL, via the coding sequence ATGGTCGGACAGGGAAGTCCGAACACGCGGCGCAGATCTATTGCGCTGGGGATCGTCAGGCTGATGGCGTGGCTCGTGGCATTGTTGGCCTCCGCCGACCTGCACGCGCTTCTCGCCGCCGAGCCGACGCTCGCGCTGCGCATCGCCTGGGGCGGCGGCGCCGAACGGCAATGGCATGGCAACATCTCGATCGATCAGGGCACGGTGTCGCTCGTCCGCCCGCTGGGCATCTTGGCCGACGTTCCCGGCTCGATCTGGAACGACGGCGACCGCCGGATCGAATTCCGCGAGCGCAGCAGCCGGGCCTACGACGGGGCCGATGTTGAAATCATCGCGCCGCTCGATGCCCATATCAAAGTGACCTTGGCGGCCGATGCAAACGCGCAGGGCGTGGCTGTCGAACTGCCCCTGTCGGACTTGGTCGAAAAGACGCATCGTGAAACGCTCGACAAGCAGGGAAACCAACTACTGATCCGCCGCAGTCCCGGCGACCTGCTACGCATCGCCACCAGTCGCGATCCGCTCATTTTCACGCCCGGCGAAACGTGGATCGTTGACATCAAGCCGCGGTTGCTGCCGACCGCCGCGGGAACGAGCGTGCATTTCAAAGCCCGCCTGATTCCGGCTCGCGGAGGGAGCGAAGTTTGGTCGCAAGAGCAAACGGCGAAATGGCCGGCCGGAGGCGACGAACCGCCGCCGATCACGTTGCAAATTCCGCTGCCGCAGCGCGAGGGAACTTACGATCTGTTGATCGAAGCAAGTGAACGCGGACCGCTGCCGTTGCGCTGGCAGAAGATTTTGGGCGAGCGGAGAGTGCAAGTGCTGGTGTTGGATCCGCAGCCGCCGCCGCAACCGAGTGCCGCTAGTTGGACACAGGTCTTCGAGATCGATCCGACGAGTTCGCATTGGTACGACCTTCGGCGGGCGATCCCCAAGCTTCCTTCGTTCATTCCCTATGCCAACAGCATCTGGCAGGGGCCGCTCGTGAATGGGGCCACGGCGACGATCCAAACCGCAGGCGGCCGCGCGCTGCAATTGAGCGCTGCCACCAACGGCGCCGATCCGTCATGGATTGCCTACCCGCTGTCTGGCGCGAAGCCCGGCGTTCCTCATCAGTTGGAAGTCGAATATCCGAGCGACGTAGCGCAATCGCTTGGCATCAGCATCGTCGAGCCGAATGCCGCCGGCGCGATCGAACCCTACGGACTCGACTCCGGCGTATACGCCGCCGATGAACCGCCGAACGGCGCTTCGGGCTGGGCGAAGCATCGCTTGCTGTTCTGGCCGCGCACCAGTTCGCCGCTGCTATTGCTGACAAATCGGCGCGAGGGGAGCGTGGCCCAGTTTGGCAAGATCCGCTTGCTGGCCGGCCCGACCCGGTTGCCGCGGGCATTCTCGGATCGCGAGCCGCCGCCGGAACGGTTGCTGGCGGGCTATCTCGCTCGGCCGCTTTTCACAGCCAATTTTTCGGCGAGCGAATCGCTTGATCCGCCCACGGGGCGCAGCCTGACCGATTGGCAAACGTTTTACGAAGGGGGCACGCGGCTGGTGGATTATCTCAATTCGGTCGGCTACAACGCTCTGATGCTCGACGTGTTTTCTGAGGGGAGCACGATTTATCCGAGCAAGACCTTGGAGCCGACGCCGCGGTTCGACACCGGTGCTTTCTTCGATCAAGGACAAGATCCCGCGCGAAAAGACGTGCTCGAACTCATGTTGCGCCTGTTCGACCGCGAGCATCTCAAACTCATCCCGATGCTCGAATTCTCGACGCCGCTTCCGCAGCTCGAAGCGATCGAGCGCGCGGGGGGCCCCGCCGCCGCCGGCATTCAACTGATCGGCCCCGACGGGCTCGCTTGGACCGACGTTCGCCCCCCGCATCGCGGCCTCGAGCCCTACTACAATCCGCTCGATGAGCGCGTTCAAGCGGCGGTGCTGGCCGTCGTGCGCGAACTGGTTGAGCGCTACGCCAGGCATCCATCGCTGGCCGGACTGGGCCTCACACTATCGGCGCACGGTTACATGCAATTTCCGGGCGACGAATGGGGGCTGGACGATCAAACCATCGGCCGTTTCGAAGCTGCGATGCAAATCAACATCGGCGGCGGCAATGGGCCTGGCCGATTCGCGGCGCGAGCGCAATTCGTGTCTGGCCCGGGACGCCCGCAATGGCACGCCTGGCGGTCGGCGATGCTCGCCGATTTTCATCGCCGGATTCTTCGGGAATTGGCGGCGCTGCGATCCGATGCCCGGCTCTATCTGGCCCCCACCGATATGCTCGATTCGCCGGAATTGAATCGCGACCTGCGGCCGGGCCTTCCGGCTCGCGGACAGATCGAAGATGCAATGGAATGCGCCGGCATTCGACCGAACTTGTATTACAACGATCCGCAGATCGTGTTGCTCCGCCCGCAACAGATTCAGCCATCGCGGGCACTCACGGCCGAGGCCCTCGACATCGAGATGAATCGCTCGACGGAATGGGACCGTCTGATCGCGGCAGGCCCCGCGCCAGGCAGCTTGCAATATCACGAACCGCAACGATTGCGGCTGGCGTCGTTCGATGCTAAGAGCCCGCTCGGCAGAGACAAGACCTACACCGTGCTTGCCTCGCAATCGTCGCCATCGCAAGCGCTGAATCGGCGCCGGTTCGCTCATAGCCTGGCGACGCTCGATAGCCAATCGCTGTTCGACGGCGGATGGATGTTGCCGCTCGGTCAGGAGGAGGCAATCAGCGATTGGGTGGCGGCATACCGAAAGCTGCCTGCGGGAAAATTTACCACCGTGCCGAATTGTCCGCAGCCACTGACCGTGCGCACGGGGCAGACCACCGCGGGAACGATCGTATATTTCGTAAACGATTCGCGCTGGGATATCACCGTGCAAACGCAGACGAATGCCCCAGCGGGCGCGGTCCCGCTCGAATTGGCCGGCAAACATGCCAGCAATCAGGCTGGAGCGAACTGGACGGTCGAGCTTGGTCCTTACGACCTGGCGGTGTTTCAGATCGAAGCCACGAATGTACAATTGTTTTCGCCGCAGGTCGACATGGGGCAGGCCCGGCCCGCATTGGTCGCCGCCGTCGAGGATCTGAAGCGGCGTCGGATGGTGCTCCAATCGCCGCCGCTCTTGCCGGCTTTGCCCAATGCCGGCTTCGAGATGCCTGCGGTGGGCAACCAGATTCCTGGCTGGACTGTAACCGCCGGCGGGGAGATCAAGATCGACACGAACAATCCGCATGCAGGAAATCAATCTCTGCGCTTTTCGAGCGGCGCCGGCTGGACAACGCTGCACAGCGAGCCGTTTGCCGTGCCGAAGACGGGCCGCATCGCGGTCTCCGTTTGGCTGCGGGTCGATAACGCAGCCAATCAGCCTGAAATGCGACTGGCCGTGGAAGGCCTTCCGCCAGGCCGGCAATTCTATCGTGGCGGATCCGCCGGGGCGGGCACCGGAACCTTGATTCCTGCGCAATGGAAGCAGATTGTGTTTCCCGTCGACGATTTACCACCCGAGGGGCTTCAGCAATTGCGATTCCGCGTCGATCTGGCGGGGGGTTCTAGCGTGTATTTGGACGACGTGGAATTATCCGATTTGATGTTTACGAACTCGGAGTTGATTCAGTTAAGCAAGATCATCGCGCTTGAGGATTTTCAACTGAACGGGAATCAACTGGGCGACTGCCAATATGAGCTCGACGGTTATTGGCCGCGATTCTTGAAAGCCAATGTGCCGCTCCCGGCTCCGATCGCCGCGGCGCCCCGGCCGGCTGACTCACCGCCGCCGGACAAATCGGCTTCGAAGCCCGGGGTCGTCGATCGCGTGAAAGATCTCTTCAAGCTATGA
- a CDS encoding serine/threonine-protein kinase produces the protein MSIPDPASTDVMLADESTQAWEQLALQVDLLTAAWQAGPRPPRLENLLPEKPAGVRRLLLAELIKVDLEYRWQQHSFPKTIEQYLAEFPELAADGTLPCDLIYEEYLVRRSLPGAPEPDEYLRRFPQEEKRLKRMFALKQSASATTTLAIGNRRPPLDVGQQIDDFDILVRLGEGAFAAVYLARQRSMQRLVALKVSRDHGSETQTLAQLDHPGIVRVYDQRILPAQRLRLMYMQHVLGGTLQNVLRESLAVPAGLRSGKTMLAAIDESLVKHGQSIPQDSSTRRRLAQFDWPTTVCWLGTRLAAALDHAHRHGVLHRDVKPANVLLDADGWPKLADFNVSFSSKLDGATPAAYFGGSLAYMSPEQLEASNPDQDRKPDELDGRSDVYSLAVMLWELLSGTRPFGDERVAANMVDTLTQLTARRRAGVPAEAIAALPRDLPGGMKEVLLACLSPDPADRPATAALMARQLEICLQPRAVRLFRPRPGSLRQAFRKWPIRMFILAGAMPHLLVTGFNLPFNSGTIVNQLPRPQWQVFWSKQVAIINIVAYTVGILWGCWLAWPVLKAVRNMNAHQPPDPAKLPAIRRRSLWLGDFISWMGFALWIISGLVFPLWLIAVGGSRPEDQKYYIFFFVSQVICGLIAASQGFFMLTVVEVQGFYPLLIETGRADGDAANQLLWLKRRANIYLGLAVAAPFLAVTTLGLTIATLQMDLAVRLAMTVMPIIGIGGSLLAYRLNSAIQTDIATLVATLDPQRAADQAASETLDSFWSESR, from the coding sequence ATGTCTATTCCCGATCCTGCATCCACCGATGTGATGCTTGCCGACGAAAGCACCCAGGCTTGGGAGCAGTTGGCTCTGCAGGTGGACCTGTTGACCGCTGCGTGGCAAGCCGGTCCGCGGCCGCCGCGGCTGGAAAACCTTCTGCCCGAAAAGCCGGCAGGAGTGCGGCGGCTCCTCTTGGCCGAGCTGATCAAAGTCGATTTGGAATATCGCTGGCAGCAGCATTCCTTTCCGAAAACGATCGAGCAATATCTGGCCGAGTTTCCCGAGCTTGCGGCCGACGGCACTCTGCCGTGCGATTTGATCTACGAAGAATATCTGGTCCGACGTTCGCTGCCCGGCGCACCGGAGCCGGACGAATATCTCCGCCGTTTTCCGCAGGAAGAAAAGCGGCTCAAGCGGATGTTCGCATTGAAGCAATCCGCATCGGCGACGACGACGCTGGCCATCGGCAACCGACGGCCGCCGCTGGACGTGGGCCAGCAGATCGACGATTTCGACATTTTGGTGCGGTTGGGCGAAGGAGCGTTTGCGGCCGTGTATTTGGCACGCCAACGATCCATGCAGCGGCTTGTGGCGCTGAAAGTGTCGCGCGATCATGGCAGCGAAACACAAACGCTCGCCCAGTTAGACCACCCGGGCATCGTGCGCGTTTACGATCAACGCATTCTGCCCGCGCAGCGGCTGCGGCTCATGTATATGCAGCATGTGTTGGGGGGCACTTTGCAAAACGTGCTCCGCGAGTCGCTTGCCGTGCCGGCCGGGTTGCGCAGCGGCAAAACCATGCTCGCCGCGATCGACGAATCGCTCGTGAAGCATGGTCAGTCGATTCCGCAAGATTCTTCGACTCGGCGGCGGCTGGCGCAGTTCGACTGGCCGACCACGGTCTGCTGGCTCGGCACCCGGCTGGCCGCGGCGCTGGATCACGCCCATCGGCATGGCGTGTTGCACCGCGATGTGAAGCCCGCCAATGTGCTTTTGGATGCCGACGGTTGGCCGAAGCTCGCCGATTTCAATGTCAGTTTCAGTTCGAAGCTCGATGGGGCCACGCCCGCCGCTTATTTCGGCGGCAGCCTTGCCTACATGTCGCCGGAGCAACTCGAAGCCAGCAATCCCGACCAGGACCGCAAGCCCGACGAACTCGACGGCCGTAGCGACGTTTATTCGCTCGCCGTGATGCTCTGGGAACTGCTCTCCGGCACGCGGCCATTCGGCGACGAGCGCGTGGCGGCCAACATGGTCGACACGCTAACGCAACTAACGGCTCGCCGCCGAGCCGGCGTTCCGGCGGAAGCGATCGCCGCCTTGCCGCGCGATCTGCCCGGCGGGATGAAAGAAGTGTTGCTGGCCTGCCTGTCGCCGGACCCGGCCGACCGGCCTGCGACGGCTGCGTTGATGGCTCGGCAGTTGGAGATTTGCTTGCAGCCGCGTGCGGTGCGGCTGTTTCGCCCTCGGCCGGGATCGTTGCGGCAGGCGTTTCGTAAGTGGCCCATTCGAATGTTCATTCTGGCGGGTGCGATGCCGCATTTGCTTGTCACCGGATTTAATTTACCGTTCAATTCCGGGACGATCGTCAATCAGCTTCCCAGGCCACAGTGGCAGGTGTTTTGGAGCAAGCAGGTCGCCATTATCAATATCGTGGCCTACACGGTAGGAATCCTATGGGGTTGTTGGCTGGCGTGGCCGGTGTTGAAAGCCGTGCGGAATATGAACGCGCACCAACCGCCGGACCCCGCGAAACTTCCAGCGATCCGCAGGCGCAGTTTGTGGCTCGGCGACTTCATTTCCTGGATGGGATTTGCGCTGTGGATCATCTCGGGATTGGTGTTTCCACTATGGTTGATCGCCGTCGGAGGATCGCGACCGGAAGATCAAAAATACTACATCTTCTTCTTTGTCTCCCAGGTTATCTGTGGGCTGATCGCGGCATCGCAAGGTTTTTTCATGCTGACGGTTGTCGAGGTGCAAGGTTTCTATCCGCTGCTGATCGAAACCGGCCGAGCCGACGGCGATGCGGCGAACCAGCTTCTGTGGCTCAAGCGCCGCGCGAACATCTATTTGGGCCTCGCGGTGGCGGCGCCGTTTTTGGCGGTGACAACGCTCGGGCTGACAATCGCGACCCTCCAAATGGACTTGGCGGTCCGGCTGGCCATGACCGTAATGCCGATCATCGGCATCGGCGGTTCGTTGTTGGCGTATCGGCTCAATAGCGCAATACAGACCGACATTGCCACGCTCGTGGCAACGCTCGATCCGCAGCGGGCCGCCGACCAAGCGGCGTCGGAAACGCTCGATTCATTCTGGAGCGAATCGCGCTGA